Sequence from the Cryptococcus neoformans var. neoformans JEC21 chromosome 1, complete sequence genome:
CACCCACATTATGAATGTGCATTTGTATGCTTTTTTCTGAGTATCACAGTGTACCACAGCAATGTTTTTCCTTCACATGTCATCCGGTACAAAAATCAGCCATAGAGGTTACAGGTAGAGTAATTACAAAACCCAAAGTTGCATGCTGAATTACTAGTTTTCAAATCGTCCATCAAGACCGGAAATAAATATCTAACATTCTCCTACATCTAAATACTTTTTGTTTCTCTAAGAACTATAAGCCTTGAGAATACCTTCCACCACAGTCACAAACGCCATCGCTCCAGGGTCGGGTGGCATGTCGCCCTCCAACTGGCCTACATACGTCGCTCTACCCAACTTGGCCTGCAAGTCCACCGTGCTATCCCCACCTTTCCTACACGCCTCCacagccttcttcaaatctCCACTCTCGGCAAGTGTCTCCCCAAAGGGAATAAGCGCGTCCATGACAGTTCGGTGACCGACTCGCGCGGCAGTACGAGCTTTGAGAGTTTCGAGGGCAGAGGAAGTGACTTGGCCGAAGAAGGCAGGGGTGAGTTCGGGGGCACCGTTaggggaggaggcggcATCGATGAGGGCGGTAGTGAGACcggcgaggaagatggagaagatggcgcCGAGGGTACCGCCCATTGAACCGTCGATGACTTCAGTCAAGACTCGGAAAAAGTGGACAAGTTCGCCGTCAGAGCCAAGGCCTTGTTCGAGAGCTTTAAGGGTCGCTTGGGCACCAAGGGCACATGTTTCTCCACAGTCACCGTCACCGACAATCTACCAACAAGAAAAGTGTTAAGACTTATAAGGAGGAGGTTTTGGAAGAGATATGAACTTACGGTATCCCACTTGGTAAGTTTGGGTTCGCTAGCAAGCACATCCTCAGCTGCTTGCTTCATAGCCTTGCGAATAAGCTCCTCGTTACCTAACCCCAAAAGAATCAGCCTTGCCATCAATACATCCCAATACAACAAACACGTACCGAACAACTGAGGCCCACCAGtaacctcctccttcttctcctcttccacatccacaaacttatcctctctcttcctgttTGCCAGCTTTTCGGGCAAGGGGTAAACCTGGCTCGTTGCAGGCCAAGCGACAGAGTTGTGTGGAGCATCAAGGAATTCAGCCAGCTTTGAAGTGTCTACAAAGGGACATTCTTCGGCAACGTTggtgaggttgaggagggagagagagataCCGGGCATGTTCATGGAGCCCATGAAGGGGCCGTTGAGGATTCGTGTGGGGACGATACCTCGGGATTCTTTAGGTTTGTGATTTGTAATTAGCATTCGAGCCGGAACCATATAGAAAGCGTATGGGAGATGTTTGATAAAAAACACGTACCGAGCTGAATAAGGACTTCATCGACGACAGAGCCCATCTCGAGGACACTCATACCGCCCATATTGTTCACGAGCAAAACGAGctcatcaccatccttgAACTTGACAAAAGACCTCTCGGGGTCGTCTTGCTTGAGCAAGAGATCCAAAAGCTTGTTGATGAGAACATCAGGCGGCGGCTGAGGAATGCTGAAAACACCCTATTTCGCATCATTTGCATTAGATAACTAGGACTGCATGTAGACAGAGAATGGGCCGAACGTACAGTTTCGTTGTGGAAACCGAGACCAATCTCGATTTTACCTTCGGGCAAGTGCCAGTCGGCTTCCCCCGACCTGCCTGGGACGTGACAGTGGTCCAAGGCCATGGCGACGGAGGCAGTGTTGGCCGAAAGGGAGCGACCGAGCGTCACGAGGTTTTGGAATTCCACATCGACTTCCGAGGCGGCGCCGAGAATCTTGCAGACTGCGATCAAAAAAACAAGCCCGTTTCAGCCCATGCCAAAGAGAAAAGGCcggaaaaaaggaagcaAAAGGGCTGAAATAGCTTTACTTACCAAGAGTTATACCCGCAAGACACCTTCGGCCAACATACTTTCCGCGAGATTTCGGCACTGAGACGTCATCGCCGACGACCACGAGCTCGACGTTTTTCAAACCAGCTGATTGAGCCATGAGCTTCGCTAGCCCGAAATGAAGGTTGTCGCCAGTGTCTATTAATATTTAATTAGCGCCATTTAAAGCGTTCCCTGAGGTTTGCTTCAACCGCATGGAGAGTCGAGACCCAGTTGGAAACATGAGAAGCAGCAAAAAAGACCCACAGTTTGTAATAATCAGAATGGTACCCTTGTCGCTGTGGACGCGCTTGATAGCCTCCATAACCTGTCTTGCACTAGGACTGGCAAACACATCGCCGGCGACACTCGCTGTGAGCAAACCAGCTCCAACGAATCCGACAGTACCAGGCTCGTGGCCGGAACCACCACCGCAAATAAGAGAAACCTTGGAAGGGTCGTGGTCTGCGCGATAGACGACTTTCTGGGAGGGGATCAGGGAGAGATAAGGATGAGAGGCAACAAGACCTCGGAGGGATCTGAAAACCAGAGTCTTGTGGTCTGGGAAGATGTGTCGGTCTGTCATTGTTGTGAACGCAATGGAGGACGGGAtagaggaaagaaaaggcagaGGGGAAATAAATGAAAAGATGGTTTATGAGCCAGCTCTATAACTGCATGGAACATCACGGGATTTGATATTGTCTGTACGAGCTTCCTATGGAGCACTTGCCGCAGGGAAGGTCCCAAAACCATGCCGATTCTTGAGCCGGGTCCGTAAAAATCGAGAATCTGTGCTAATCAGTCTGGCGTTGTGGAGTTTTGAAGCGTCGACGACCTCCACCGCGGAGAGTTGACGACGGTCCGGTTAATCGTATGAACCCGGTGCTCCTGCGTCTGCGCTCGGGCCCCTCCCCCTGGAATTATAGGCACACCCAAGGCACCAAGGGGCCCCGCAAAGCCACCATCCAATCCTGCTGGAAATTATTGTCCCGGATTTCCCCATGCTCATCTTCGGCCCGAGGGCAGCAGCGCATATGCAGAAAGTGGATTTAAAATGCATACGACTCTTCTCTGATTGATCATTTGTCATAGCTTCCAGGGCCGCGGCATCACCCATGCTAATGATGCGGCAGCCGTCAGCTGTAGAGCTAGTATTTCGGCTTTTGCAGGTTAGCCGAGGACTGGCTTCGCCCTGCGTCTTTGCTGATGCTTCTTAGCGAGTGTGCGCTATCGTGCCGGCGGGATACTCGAACAAACCTCTTACGTgccaatgatgatggcttTTAATATGCGAAGCTTCCTGGTAATATGAGCCACCAGTAAAACAATCACTTTCGCCATTTTGTTCCTTTACATTCCTTCACTTCAATAACAAAACTCCACAAAGACACCAGATAGAGTGTAAGTCAACCTAGCACCCCCTCATTCAAACTGTGGAGCTCACGCCAACTACAGCTGAACTAGCACCATGTCCCAGCCTCCTTACACTATTGTTCTTGCCTGCGACAGCGCTGGACACGAATACAAGTCCGCCCTTAAGGCCTTGCTCGAATCTGACAAGCGAGTCAAGGGCGTTATCGACGTCGGTATCAACAAGGATGCCAGCGGCAAGCTTGAAGACACCGCTTACCCCCACATCGCTGTCGATGCTGCTAGGAAGGTCGCCAAGGGTGAGGCTGATAGGGGATTGTTGATCTGCGGTACCGGTAAGTCTTGATTTCTAAATTGAAGCCGAACTTTCTTGCATTGCGGAGAGCTGACCTTTGGTCCGATATTAGGTATGGGCGTCGCCATCTCTGCCAACAAGGTGCCCGGTATCCGAGCTTCCGTCGCCCACGACTCATTCTCTGTCGAACGTCTCATCAAGTCCAACAATGCCCAAATCCTCTGTCTCGGCCAACGAGTCATCGGTATCGAGCTTGCCAAGAAGCTTGTTGCTGAATGGCTCGGTCACGTCTTTGACCCTTCATCCGCGAGCAACGATAAGGTCAAGGTCATCCATGACTACGATGGATATGAGTATGAGGCTGTTCCCGGTGGATGCACTTGAGTTAGAGAGGCATAGGAGGAATTATAGGAAGGGAATTTGGTATAATTTCTGTTTTGGCATGTTTTGTATGAAGTCGCATTACACTTGTACACGTACAAACCCTAGATATGTTGTTCCAATAAGTTATCCCAGACAGGGACCCACTGTATTTCCAAATACACGTAAAAATAGGATGACGattaaagaaaagaaattAAAGAGAAGACATGTTGTTGTCCTGCTTGAAACCACCCCCCTGTTCTCCTCCCCGAGATGCCAACAA
This genomic interval carries:
- a CDS encoding glycerone kinase, putative yields the protein MTDRHIFPDHKTLVFRSLRGLVASHPYLSLIPSQKVVYRADHDPSKVSLICGGGSGHEPGTVGFVGAGLLTASVAGDVFASPSARQVMEAIKRVHSDKGTILIITNYTGDNLHFGLAKLMAQSAGLKNVELVVVGDDVSVPKSRGKYVGRRCLAGITLVCKILGAASEVDVEFQNLVTLGRSLSANTASVAMALDHCHVPGRSGEADWHLPEGKIEIGLGFHNETGVFSIPQPPPDVLINKLLDLLLKQDDPERSFVKFKDGDELVLLVNNMGGMSVLEMGSVVDEVLIQLESRGIVPTRILNGPFMGSMNMPGISLSLLNLTNVAEECPFVDTSKLAEFLDAPHNSVAWPATSQVYPLPEKLANRKREDKFVDVEEEKKEEVTGGPQLFGNEELIRKAMKQAAEDVLASEPKLTKWDTIVGDGDCGETCALGAQATLKALEQGLGSDGELVHFFRVLTEVIDGSMGGTLGAIFSIFLAGLTTALIDAASSPNGAPELTPAFFGQVTSSALETLKARTAARVGHRTVMDALIPFGETLAESGDLKKAVEACRKGGDSTVDLQAKLGRATYVGQLEGDMPPDPGAMAFVTVVEGILKAYSS